Genomic segment of Mucilaginibacter sabulilitoris:
ATAGGTTTTGCTTTGAGAAGCATCCTTTTCTGTTTCTGTTAAATTGCCGAACGCGCTTTCATCAGTAATGTGCCTTAGCCATTCCTCAACTTTAAATTTTTCTTCCATGCTTAACTGATCTTTTAAATACAGATCAATTAATGTTTCAAACTCTTTGTCTCGCATCCATTTTAACTGCAATTTATTACAGCGTTCTATATGTAAGTAAACTCAGGAATACAAAACACCTATGCTTATTTAAGATTTTTTTATAAAAAATTAACATTTGTCACAAAATATGCAATCAAAGCGTAAAATAATTGTTAAAACGGTAGGAAAATATGAAAATGGGAAAGATGATTACATCAAAAAGTCACCTAATGATGAGCGTAAGTATTTTAACGCTTTAGTTAATTGATTTTCGACGGTCTTATGAGAGATATTCAATAAATTTGCTATGTTTTTTATGGACTGATGTTCGTCGCGGCTCAACCTGTAAATTTGCTGGCACTTTTCGGGGAGTTTGGACACTTCGTTTTCAACTTTCGATCTCAGATCGGAAAAATAGATATTCTCTTCGTTTGAATTATCAAAGAATATTTTCTCGAAATTGAAATAACTTTCGGCATAGTACCTTTTTACCTTTTCAGATTTGAGGTAGTTTAACGTTTGAAACCTAATAGCTGTAAATAAATAAGCTTTGAGAGAATGAGTTATGTTTAATTCGGAGCGCTTGTTCCATAATGAAAAAAAAGTCTCCTGTACAATTTCTTCGCAAATAACCTTATTTCTTAATATATTGTAGGCATAACTGTAAAGATCTGTGCAATACAGGTGATAAATATTTTCAAATGCAGATATATTTCCCTCTTTTAAAGAAAGAAGTGTGTTTTCTTCGCTATATTTGATAATTTTTTTAATGATTTTTTATATTTAGTAAAAAACTACGATAAATATAAAAAATTAAGTCAATAAAAATTGCATTTATGGCAATTTATACCCAATTAAAATCAAAAATATTACATTATTTGTTTCTGAATTTGAAAAATGATCAATACATATAACTTATATGTATCGAAGAGTATCAGAATCTAAAAAAAATCATTCGTTTATAATTATTGAGGCGCGCTTTTTCAGAAGTTGATCTGAATAGCTTGTGAAGTTTGTACTATTACTACAAAAAGTCAATTGATAAAAGTATTATTACTGTTCTTGTATGCTCTTATTTATTACTCCCAAGATAATTTGTGAATTTAAGTTCTAAATGATTATTTTTAATTGACCAATATGCCGTCATAATCATATTTATTGCCAAATAAACATGATTTTATAACCTTATTATGTCCTGAATTTCATGTTAGAGAACGTTAATAAAAGCCTGATTGACTGGGACCATCTGGATATAACAGATCATAGCTTATCCATGCTTGCCTATTGGGATCAAAATTTAATATGCAGGTATGCCAACCAGGCTTATTTAGATTGGTTTGGTAAGGGTGAGCATGAGATGGTTAATAAAATAAAGATGCAGGATTTATTGGGTGATTTTTTTCACAAATACCTGCCATTTATAATAGGGGTTCTGGAGGGCAAAGTACAGCGGTTTGAGCGCGAAATCGAAACCCCGTCGGGCGAAATACGACGCGCCATTGCTACCTTTACTCCAGATTACGAAAACGAAAAAGTAAAAGGCTTTTTTATATATGTATCAGATGTCACAAGCAAAAAAGCAGAAGGATATTTAAACGGTTTCCCCGATCCCGAGAATAATATTTCTGAAGGAGAGAAGATACTTGATGAGGTAGTAAAAACATTAAAATCTTGTTTACTAACCGGATTCCCGGGAATTACGCCGCTTGCCAAACTGCATTTTATATCTGAATCCAAGCTTAAAAGGGATTTTAAAGCTAGATATAACTCTAGCATTTTTTCATATTACAGAACCCTGCAAATGGAGCTGGCCGAAAAATATCTGCATGAAAAAAAATTCAATAAAAAACAGCTTGCCATAGTACTTAACTTTTCTAATCCTTCTAATTTCTCGGCTTGTTATAAAAAATATCGGGATTCAAAAAAAGCAAACAGCTTGCTTGAAAACATCAATAAAGCTATTGATGAACGATATAAAACTTTTGTTTCACAAGCCCCTTATGCAATTGCTATGCTTGATAAGGATATGAAATACATGGCATTTTCAAATCAATGGTTAATTGATTATGGTTGCCAGGAAAGGGAATTAATAGGGACCGTTCACAAATATATTTTACCCGAACTTGAAACAAAACTTAAGGAAATTTATAAAATATCGTTAACCGGGGAGGTCAATAAATGCGATGAAGAATTTGTAGAAAAGATAGATGGCTCTAAGCTATGGATCAAATGGGATATCAGGCCATGGTACAATTATAATAACGTAATTGGGGGACTATTGATTTGCACGGAAGACATTTCTGCCTTAAAACTAAAGGATTTGGAAAATGCCAAGATGTTAGAGATTCTGAATAAAACCAATGAAATAGCGCGTATTGGAACATGGAAAAGAGATTTTAAAAATAATACAGCTACCTGGAGTAAAATAACAAAGGAGATATTAGAAGTGCCTGAGAGTACAGAACCTGCTCCGGGTATAACTTATGAATTTTATAAAGAGGGCCGCAGCAGAAATTTAGTAAGGAAAGCGTTTAAGAATGCATTGGAAAATGGTTTAGAATTTGATATCGAGGTAAATCTAATTACATACAAGGGTAATTTAAAGCGGGTAAGGATAATAGGCTACCCTGAATTGTCTGATGGAACACATGAAAGAATTGCCGGTATATTTCAGGATATTTCAAAGTTTACCTAAGCTTAAAGAATACTTTACAGGTAAACGGAAATAAATTTAATAAATTTATAATTATATGGTTCTGATGGGGGTATAAATTAGCTGTGGATACACCAAATAGGAGTATTTATAGCTGAATTGACCCTCTACAGGTATAAATTGGTCTTTTACGAGTGTTAATTCTGTTTTTGTAAAGTGTAAGTTTGTTTATCCCTACCAATTTATTGTATGCTCGTCGAAATATTTTATGGAGACGGGAATTAAGAGCCGATAAAAGTTTACTTCCGATCGGAGGCAAATCAGTATCTAAAATTATGTTGTAAATAATTTTTTTATATGAATAGCTCCCGGCAGAAAGTCAGAAATAATAGAGTGTTAAACGGATTCAAGATTTATTAAGTTACGTTTTTAGAAAAAAAATTATTTTTTTATATAATCAGAACTAAAGTGAGTTAATACCCCAATAACTTTAACCTTATTGACCATGAACGAATGTATACTTATCATTGACGACGACGACGTAATGAGGAGCTTAGCGGCTAAGATTTTAAATCAAGTCGGTTATAATGTAATACAAGCCAACAATGGTAAAGCCGGCGTTAGCTTAGCCTCCCAAATGAAACCTGATCTGATATTATGTGATATCATGATGCCGGAAATGGATGGTTTTGATGTTTTACAACTAATAAGCAAGAATCAGGAAACAGCAATTATCCCCTTTATATTTTTAACAGCAAAAACAGACAGGCTTGATTTTAGAAAAGGTATGGAAATGGGTGCCGATGATTACATCATTAAACCATTTAACCGTACCGAATTGCTAAACGCGGTTGAGTGCCGATTAAAGAAAAACGAAGTACGTAAAGTTTCTTTTACCAAGGCTCTGCAAAACCTCGATAATTTGGCAAATAATTCGAAAGATGAAAAAGCCGAATTAAAAGCTTTAATAGCAAGCCGTAAAATACGCCAGGTTAAAAAGAAACAGATATTATATTACGAGGGCGATCAGCCAACCGGTATATATCTTATTCTTGACGGTTGTATTAAAACCATGAAATTATCAGATGATGGGAGGGAGTTTATGACAGGGCTATATAAGGCTGATAATTATTTAGGTGTAAATGCCCTGCTGTTAAATGAAGTCTATAAAGAAACAGCCGTGGCGGTTGAGGATGCCACTGTATGCCTGCTTCCAAAAGATATTATTTTATCGCTTCTTACACGCTATCCTGCAATTAGTCAGCAGTTTTTAAGGATACTTTCAAACAATATATCCGAAAAAGAAGACCAAATGCTGGAGCTTGCCTACAATTCGGTAAGGAAACGCTTGGCCCAGGTATTGTTGCGGTTAAATAAAAAATCAGACGATCCATTATTATTAAAAGTATCCCGCGAAGAACTGGCGGGCATGGCAGGTATGGCTATGGAAACCGTTAGCCGAACTTTAACAAATTTTAAAGATGAAGGATTGATTGAGAAAAAGAGCGGGCATATTATGATACTTGAACTTAACCGGCTTGAAAAAATAAAGAACTGATTAAAACCAGTTTTTATTTTTCGATGATGAATGTAAAATAATTTCTCTCTGAAATTATTTTTGAACCTTTTATAAGACTCGCGATTTTATCCCTTATAGCTTAACAGAGTTCCCCGGAAGCAAAATTCCGGGGAATTTTTTTTGTTTCACATTTTATTCAAAACCAATTATTTAGCTATCGGAATGCCATAATTTAATGTGATGAATCTCATTTTTAAAAGTGACGGCTGTCACTGCAAAGCTGATTCGGGGTAACGATATTTAGTTTTTAAACAACGAAGGCATTTCATTTAAAAAAATAGCGCTTATGTGTGGAATTGTAGGTTATATTGGGTTCCGTGAAGCATGGCCCATAGTAATTAAAGGTTTAAAAAGATTAGAATATCGCGGCTATGATAGTGCAGGTATCGCTATTATAAACACCAATGGTTTTAATATTTATAAGAAAGCCGGAAAGGTATCCTTTCTGGAGGGTTTCACCGAAGATAAAGACCGGAGCGGACATATAGCAATGGGGCATACCCGTTGGGCCACCCATGGTGCCCCATCTGATCGTAATTCACACCCACATAGCTCAAATGACCGGCGCCTGCACATTATCCACAATGGTATAATTGAAAATTACGCTACACTTAAAGAAGAATTGATTAACCGCGGCCATCAGTTTGAAAGCGATACCGATACTGAGGTTTTAGTCCATTTAATACAAGAGATCCAGGAAATAGAACAGATTGATTTGTTGGAAGCTGTTCGCCTGGCTTTAAATTCTGTAATTGGCGCTTATGCCATAGTTATTATGGACAGGGAAAACCCAGACCAGTTAATTGCTGCAAGAAAAGGAAGTCCGTTGGTTATCGGTGTTGGAGATAACGAATATTTTATCGCATCTGATGCTACCCCAATTGTGGAATACGTTAAAAATGTAATTTATTTAAAAGATAATGAAATTGCGCTGGTAAAACGCGGAGGCCTGTTAGTTAAACGCCTTGATAATGTGATACAAACCCCTTTAATACAAGAATTGGAATTAAAGCTGGAAGAACTTGAAAAAGGAGGCTTTGATCATTTTATGTTAAAGGAAATATACGAGCAGCCACGTTCTATCAGGGATTGTATGCGCGGCCGTATTAATTGCGAACAAGGCAAAATAGCATTGGGCGGTATTAAAGAATATGCCGAAAAACTGAAAAACGTTGAGCGTATAATAATCGTTGCCTGTGGTACATCATGGCACGCGGGTTTAACAGGTGAATATTTAATTGAGGAGTATTCCCGTATACCGGTTGAGGTTGAGTATGCTTCTGAATTCAGATACCGCAACCCTATTATTACCGAAAAGGATGTAGTAGTTGCCATATCACAATCGGGCGAAACTGCTGATACTATGGCTGCTATTGAAATAGCAAAAGAAAAAGGGGCAACAATTTTTGGAATTTGCAATGTGGTAGGTGCATCAATACCTCGTATCACACATGCGGGAGTTTACACACATGCCGGTCCTGAAATTGGGGTAGCTTCGACAAAAGCATTTACCGCGCAGGTAACTGTTTTAACATTAATGGCTTTGTACATTGCTCAACAGAAAGGTACATTAACAACATCTAAGTTAACCAGCCTTTTAACCGAACTGAATGGTATACCTGAAAAAATTCAGGCAGTTTTAGCCACCAATGAGTTAATTAAAAATATAGCTGAAAAAGTTAAAGATTCCAGAAATTGTTTGTTTTTAGGACGGGGAAGCGGTTTTCCGGTTGCACTTGAAGGGGCTTTAAAGTTAAAAGAGATATCGTACATTCATGCAGAAGGCTATCCTGCAGCCGAAATGAAACACGGGCCAATTGCGCTGATTGATAAAGAAATGCCTGTTGTTTTTATTGCTACAAAAAATTCTTCGTATGAAAAAGTTGTCAGCAATATCCAGGAAGTTAAAGCTCGTAAAGGAATTGTTATAGCTATTGTGACCAGCGGCGACCGGGAGGTTGAAAAAATGGTTGATTACTGTATTGAAATACCTGATGCCGATGAAGCCTTTTTACCATTACTGGCAACCATCCCTTTACAGTTGCTTGCTTATCATATAGCTGTAATGCGTGGCTGCAATGTTGACCAACCACGAAATCTGGCCAAGTCGGTTACTGTTGAATAAGCCGGTGCAGATTTAAAAAATAAGATCAATTTTTTATAAAAATCGCGTCATCCGATAGTTACTGAAAGCCACCTGAATCCTTCACAATACAATGCTAAGATTTTAAAAAAATCTTAGCATTTTTTGTTTCATAGCGGTGTTAATTTTAGCGTTTGTGAAGTTGTAAAACCAGGCATATTTCGTGCGTTATTATTTACATTATCTTAACGTTTAAATCACCTCTTCTTTAATTTTTATTAACCTTAATAAATGGATTATTTAACTAATTAAATATTGAAAAAAAAAGTTTCATTTTACCCCTGAAAGCTCTAAAAAATATCTCCGAAAATTACTCAGGTGGAGTTGCGTTTTGTACAGATTTTTTACAGTATGTGTAAATATAAGCCTATGTTTCTTTACACTTCTTGTAAAAAAAAATCACTTGTTTACAATTTAATTTCAATCGTGAAATTATATATAGTATTGATGGACAATTAGATATATTTGATTTGTAAAACCAAAGCAACTATAAACCATATCCTTATCACTCATGATTATGAAAATACTTACACGAAGCTCCCTCTTGTTACTGCTGGCAATAAGTGCCTGTGCACCACGGAGAGACCTGGTTTATTTTAGTAATATGGCAAACACTACTTCGGTAGCTGATGTACAAAACCCTGATATTCGTATCCGTCAAAACGACATTATTAGTATCACAATGAATAGCCTTAGCCCAGAGTCAAATTTGCTGTTTAGCAGCAATAAAAATCCATCGGCAGATCCTTCTTCAAAAGGCTATAGGGTTAACAAAAATGGCAACATTAATTTACCATTGATAGGTGACTTTAAAATAGAGGGAATGACCATTGAAGAGGCCCAAACCGGAATCGAAGCCGCATTGAGCCAGCACGTAAAAAAACCCGAAGTAGAGGTTCAGATCGTAAATTTCAAAATTACAGTTATTGGTGAGGTCAACAAGCCGTCCACATTTGTTATAAACGATGAAAAAGTTAATCTGCTTGAGGCCCTGGGAATGGCCGGGGATATGACCGTGTACGGTAAAAGAGATAATGTTTTGATTATACGTACCGAAGATGGACATAAAACTATGAAAAGGCTTGATCTGAATAGGCAGGAAACATTGAACTCGCCTTATTTTAATCTCAGGCAAAATGATATTGTTTATGTTGAGCCAGACCGGGCCAAGGCTATTGAGTATAGCTCAAATACCCGGATAATTCCAATTGTTGTAGCTTCTATATCAGCAGTGGCGGTTTTAGCAGCCGTGTTGTTAAGAAGATAATATAATAAACCGATTGCCAATTGTTAAAAACTGATATTATGGCCGCAAATTCTATTTCTAAACCCGCTGCGCATTCTGAAAATTTTGCCGATAAGCTGATGCCGTATTTAAAACGCTGGTATCTATTTTTAATAACGTTTGTTATTTGTATGGGCGCTGTTTGGCTTTATATTGATTTTGCTATACCTCAGTATAAAATAACCAGCACCTTGCTTATACCTGATGATAAAAAAGGCGACGGGATTTTAAAGGCAACAGCGTTTAGTGACCTTAACATGTTTATGGAAACTAAAACCGTAGACAATGAAATGGAGATTTTACGCTCCAGAGACCTGATTTACACTGCGCTAAAAAAGCTCAATCTGGATGTGGCCTATTTTGATATCCAGGGTCTTAAAACACGTGAGCTGTATGCTGAGGACGTCCCTTTTAAAATCACAATCAAAACACTGGGTAAACTCGCTTATCGCAAACAACTAAAATTGAAAGGTTTGTCTGCCGGCACTTTTAGGTTGGAGGACGGAGAATTAAGCTGGATATACCGTTACGGACAACAAATTAAGCACAAAGATTATTCATTTATAGTGGATAAAGGCCCGGCCTTTTCAAACGCCGACAGGCTTACACAAATACAATTTAAAAACCTGCATCAGCAAGCTGCATCTTACAGTGCAACCAAGCTCAACGTAAATCCTGTAGTAAAGGAGTCTAATACATTAATCTTGAGCTTGTTAGACCCTGTTCCTGCCAGGGGCGTTGATATTCTGACAACCATTATCACTACTTATAATATTGAAAATGTACAGAAGAAAAACGTTACTGCCATTAATACTATCTTGTTTATCGACAAGAGGTTAAAATCTATGGAACAGGATCTTTCTACAGCTGAAGGAGGAATAGAAGCTTTCAAGCAACAGAATGGAACAG
This window contains:
- a CDS encoding RNA polymerase sigma-70 factor; its protein translation is MIKKIIKYSEENTLLSLKEGNISAFENIYHLYCTDLYSYAYNILRNKVICEEIVQETFFSLWNKRSELNITHSLKAYLFTAIRFQTLNYLKSEKVKRYYAESYFNFEKIFFDNSNEENIYFSDLRSKVENEVSKLPEKCQQIYRLSRDEHQSIKNIANLLNISHKTVENQLTKALKYLRSSLGDFLM
- a CDS encoding PAS domain S-box protein → MLENVNKSLIDWDHLDITDHSLSMLAYWDQNLICRYANQAYLDWFGKGEHEMVNKIKMQDLLGDFFHKYLPFIIGVLEGKVQRFEREIETPSGEIRRAIATFTPDYENEKVKGFFIYVSDVTSKKAEGYLNGFPDPENNISEGEKILDEVVKTLKSCLLTGFPGITPLAKLHFISESKLKRDFKARYNSSIFSYYRTLQMELAEKYLHEKKFNKKQLAIVLNFSNPSNFSACYKKYRDSKKANSLLENINKAIDERYKTFVSQAPYAIAMLDKDMKYMAFSNQWLIDYGCQERELIGTVHKYILPELETKLKEIYKISLTGEVNKCDEEFVEKIDGSKLWIKWDIRPWYNYNNVIGGLLICTEDISALKLKDLENAKMLEILNKTNEIARIGTWKRDFKNNTATWSKITKEILEVPESTEPAPGITYEFYKEGRSRNLVRKAFKNALENGLEFDIEVNLITYKGNLKRVRIIGYPELSDGTHERIAGIFQDISKFT
- a CDS encoding response regulator is translated as MNECILIIDDDDVMRSLAAKILNQVGYNVIQANNGKAGVSLASQMKPDLILCDIMMPEMDGFDVLQLISKNQETAIIPFIFLTAKTDRLDFRKGMEMGADDYIIKPFNRTELLNAVECRLKKNEVRKVSFTKALQNLDNLANNSKDEKAELKALIASRKIRQVKKKQILYYEGDQPTGIYLILDGCIKTMKLSDDGREFMTGLYKADNYLGVNALLLNEVYKETAVAVEDATVCLLPKDIILSLLTRYPAISQQFLRILSNNISEKEDQMLELAYNSVRKRLAQVLLRLNKKSDDPLLLKVSREELAGMAGMAMETVSRTLTNFKDEGLIEKKSGHIMILELNRLEKIKN
- the glmS gene encoding glutamine--fructose-6-phosphate transaminase (isomerizing), which encodes MCGIVGYIGFREAWPIVIKGLKRLEYRGYDSAGIAIINTNGFNIYKKAGKVSFLEGFTEDKDRSGHIAMGHTRWATHGAPSDRNSHPHSSNDRRLHIIHNGIIENYATLKEELINRGHQFESDTDTEVLVHLIQEIQEIEQIDLLEAVRLALNSVIGAYAIVIMDRENPDQLIAARKGSPLVIGVGDNEYFIASDATPIVEYVKNVIYLKDNEIALVKRGGLLVKRLDNVIQTPLIQELELKLEELEKGGFDHFMLKEIYEQPRSIRDCMRGRINCEQGKIALGGIKEYAEKLKNVERIIIVACGTSWHAGLTGEYLIEEYSRIPVEVEYASEFRYRNPIITEKDVVVAISQSGETADTMAAIEIAKEKGATIFGICNVVGASIPRITHAGVYTHAGPEIGVASTKAFTAQVTVLTLMALYIAQQKGTLTTSKLTSLLTELNGIPEKIQAVLATNELIKNIAEKVKDSRNCLFLGRGSGFPVALEGALKLKEISYIHAEGYPAAEMKHGPIALIDKEMPVVFIATKNSSYEKVVSNIQEVKARKGIVIAIVTSGDREVEKMVDYCIEIPDADEAFLPLLATIPLQLLAYHIAVMRGCNVDQPRNLAKSVTVE
- a CDS encoding polysaccharide biosynthesis/export family protein, which translates into the protein MKILTRSSLLLLLAISACAPRRDLVYFSNMANTTSVADVQNPDIRIRQNDIISITMNSLSPESNLLFSSNKNPSADPSSKGYRVNKNGNINLPLIGDFKIEGMTIEEAQTGIEAALSQHVKKPEVEVQIVNFKITVIGEVNKPSTFVINDEKVNLLEALGMAGDMTVYGKRDNVLIIRTEDGHKTMKRLDLNRQETLNSPYFNLRQNDIVYVEPDRAKAIEYSSNTRIIPIVVASISAVAVLAAVLLRR